The nucleotide sequence GACTATTAAGACCCACAAAATATCCTCGCCCTCGTTGTTAAACCCACCATGCTAGCCTCCTCTGTCTCGTTGCTGCTTCACTAGTAgcctatgttaggatcaagagcactaagagggggaggggggtgaattagtgcagcggaaaactttctgcaattaaaatcgaaagctgtgacaaaaacgatttcgatgtaaaatcagattctaagactactttagcttaagattaagcgagatgacgttaaagtaaatctacaaagacagtttgcagtttatgataaaaatcagaatgcaagcgtaaactgaaatgtgacgttcgtacgataaaaccggtttacgtctaaacgtcaactttgaagatactgaactttgagatatgttttgtaaatccgcagaaggcagtttgcagtaataattggagtcaaaacgtaaacgtaaactgcaatgtaatgatcggaTGAAaacgtcgatttacgtctaaacgcagattcggaaagatctgaacttagaaacttgttcgtaaaagcgcagaaggcaatagctatttaggaggtttgcagtaatgataaaatgctcaaagtaaatgcaaaccgagatttagagtggttcggtcagtcttgacctactccacttttggtttcctccaccgacgaggtcaccgacgtcaactagaggccttccttcaataggcgaaggccaactacccttttacagtttcactccttttgacgagctcaggagacaacccttacagaacttttctctcctctctttacaactcaaaacttgaagaacataaggaggagaacttttaggctttacaacaattttgagctcacagAAAAgaccaagatttcggtgtaggtctgtatcttttcagtgctgaatgggtggggtatttataggccccaacccaattcaaatttggagctcaaaacgatcaaatcccggaattccaggatcaggcggttgcacctcctgactggagcgattgcaccgcctggcagagctcgaagactgagcctaggcggttgcacctctctgtcaggggcggttgcaccgcctcagtctggctcgaagactgagcccaggcggtgccacctcctgactgaggcagttgcaccgcctgccagagctcgaagaccgagctcaggcggtgctacctctctgtcaggggaggttgcaccgcccagtcttgctcgaagactgagcccaggcggtgccacctcctggctggggtggttgcaccgcccagtctccttgggagacttagcccaggcgatgctacctcctggcgggcggttgcacctcttggcgcaatcagggtccgaatgggtagctccattcggcttTCGGCTTTCGGTttttcaagggtccaattgccccaagattaagctaatgggattacctcccatttccaacttaaccaatgttctaactacgattaatcctaagacaatttctgtagctttgcttcggtgcgtcaattgcttcttccgacgagtttcctgcgaacttccgtcgatcatccgatgaaccctcggtgatgctcctgcggacttccggcaaactcttggacttgcgacgatccacttggcgagttccgacgagctttgcttggcaagcttctggacttctcggatttattcccgcagaacctccgacgaccgtccgaacttccgtcgaactctcgaactcccaacgtgatcattggcttgactccggcgcaactcctgttgcttgtctaactttcatcgtagttaatcctgcacacttatctcaacacatagattagataacaaatgacaattgacttcatcatcaaaatccgagattcaacagcctatCCCCCATCACTTATACTTATTTCATTCGGGTTAGTCATTGTGCTACCCTATTATAAAGGATGTTATAAGTAGTATATACTAGCAGAAAGTCATCCATGAATGATCGATTTAGGGTTTATGGTTTATGGTTTAGGTTTGGGGTTTAAGGTTCaaggtttagggtttagtgttCAAGTTTTAGGGTTCAAAGTTTAGAGTTTAGAGTTTAGGGCCTAGATTTAAGGTATATTGTCAcgccccctgaatttaattctcattcaagaggtgtgaacctaactaaaaattgataatattagaattcaacaaacaatccagtatctaaacacacatttgaggatactaagaaaatattcaagtcattcacatccataatttcacaattcataaaacctgcgcattttaaaatcatgtaccacatcactcgataaatcataaaatttgaagccaactcaccaagacaataatCATATCATAAATCCACAAATGTGGTATTCTATACGAtcacaaaaccaatatttaccatatattcatatcattatacaaattaaacttaacacttcAAAatcagaggtcctttaaacttttacaaaactcataaattcatatttaccataaacatttcattagataccaagtctacttatacaacaaaaacatatcgtCCAATAAAGGTTTGTctaaagtcttctagctttccactgtcttagcccaatttaaatattttagtaaacaacaagctatcttgaaaaaaaaatattagcaatgaagtgagcatatagagctcagcaagcgactaatatatccatgacgaaagaggacagtttcaaacaaatataGTTTCAAAATAAAAGGAAgtgatacaagagttcatagatagctactcaatgaatgcagaattacaatgtcatttcattgatgcatgttttattCATAGCAAAGGAGTAAGAttagttggagcatatcattgacgtaAGTAGCATTTtggttatcaatggcatatgaaacgttttggatcatatcaataacaaataaaatatttcgaaacatatcaaagaacaaataagaAACAGAAGCTCAACGTCACATTTGACATTgcataattttcattattatccaAGGCACACATAAAAGAATATAACCAAAACTatggatattatatcaaacagatagaaggcgaagtgggattccaaatatAATCTCCCACGTTTGGAAACGTCATCCATCCATGTTTAGATGAAGCCAGAGAGGGCCGacaaagcatcgcgggctctaagcgtataccatttaccatttctggcaaaggtccagataattttttttatcattttttataaaggtccaaataatcccacaaacactaaaatataaaaggggtattgtgaataataaaattggaATATATCGGAAACATATGCAGAAtaatggaatgcatgtgcctatacgaaacattatgatataaacatgaactttacataataaaatcatgtatataaataattaaaggatAAGAGTATGTAAAAATTTTAGGCAAttatgtaaagctcaactaaagtaatAGTTTTTATTTTCGctaaaatcaattttcaaagagaagaagCAATAAGAGgcaaaattgaccaaagctcgattctgacataATTTGAGAggcaaattttataaattatttgtataaccaattatgctctaatttatataaaataggtgtTATTCGAAAGATGTttaatctagttttaggtaaataagttttgtatgaattggagtttacaacatggagttacaaataattttgtagCTAAATATATGAAaacattagctctattttactaaatCAGGAGGGTCAATGAAAATATATGTTTCAGTTTATAATTGTATTTCAAATAGATTAAGCTATAACTAAATAGAGTTTAGTACTAAAAGTTAGGTCGGAAACaatacatagaggtcagattatcaaaaaattatatattcatgactttgtatcaaaatgaaaaaaaaatgttcTGATGCTAagttgaaatctttcgaattatatataattaaaatgaaaacagatATTAAGATTATAATGGGATAGGGTTAAAATATttgtcttagaaaagtttgattcctaAATACGGGGAAATTGATGCAAAACTTCAAGCAAGAcaaagtttcttcttcttcttcttcttcttcttcttcttcttcttctttaattcctcttcccttctcttcttgaaCTCACAATGGtcaatgaaaatagatgtttcagtttataattgtattccaaaaatttcaaatcaagtaaacacataatgaattttgagtctagttttcaataaattatacttttcatgaatttgagTTCCCAGCAAAAAATTATAAGTAATGAAGCAAGAAAAAGTCAAAAATTACAGTCCTTGTTTTacaaaatctgtagggttaattgaaacagaagactGAGTAAGCATTTAAACTTCAAATTattcaatctaggtatcaaaataaagatctttgagtctactttcaaatagattAGACTATAACTAAATAGAGTTTAGTACTAAAAGTTAGGTATGAAACaatacatagaggtcagattatcgaaaaattacatattcatgactttgtatcaaaatgaaaaaaaaatgttcTGATGCTAagttgaaatctttcgaattatatataattaaaatgaaaacagatATTAAGATTATAATGGGATAGGGTTAAAATACttgtcttagaaaagtttgattcctaAATACGGGGAAATTGATGCAAAACTTCAAGCAAGAcaaagtttcttcttcttcttcttcttcttcttcttcttcttctttaattcctcttcccttctcttcttgaaCTCACAATGGtcaatgaaaatagatgtttcagtttataattgtattccaaaaatttcaaatcaagtaaacacataatgaattttgagtctagttttcaataaattatacttttcatgaatttgagTTCCCAGCAAAAAATTATAAGTAATGAAGCAAGAAAAAGTCAAAAATTACAGTCCTTGTTTTacaaaatctgtagggttaattgaaacagaagactGAGTAAGCATTTAAACTTCAAATTattcaatctaggtatcaaaataaagatctttgagtctactttcaaatagattAGACTATAACTAAATAGAGTTTAGTACTAAAAGTTAGGTATGAAACaatacatagaggtcagattatcgaaaaattacatattcatgactttgtatcaaaatgaaaaaaaaatgttcTGATGCTAagttgaaatctttcgaattatatataattaaaataaaaatagatattaagatTACAATGGGATGGGATTAAAATACttgtcttagaaaagtttgattcctaAATACGGGGAAATAGATGCAAAACTTAcaaagtttcttcttcttcttctttaattcctcttcccttcttttctcaaacttacAATGGTTGCAACAactatctctcttttgttaagtTTTTTCTTTAACCTCTCATCTAATGACTTGGGTTTGACTAATATAAGGGTTGCAAGGTGGCAAACATGCATGAAAGAGTTTATGTGTCATCCAAAGAATAAACATAGGTAGTACCATACTTATGTTCTTTATTTTAGCTAGTCACACatgttctttattttatttttttacttaatttgaatctttcacaaatcatattaaatttttaatatttacacttaggtccctacattacaaataagcccttacaaaaaaaaaaaaaaatgagggatgttatataTATAGTTCAAGGTTTAGGCTTCGAGGTTTAGGTTTAAGGTTTATGGTTCATGGTTTAAGATTttgttttatgatttatggtttatggTTTAAAGTTCTAGGTTTAGGGCTTATGTTTGACGTTTCATAGTTTAGAGTTTAGGGTTTAGAGTTCAGGATTTAGGGTTTAAGGTTTAGTATTGTGAGATTAAGGTTCAAGGTTTTGAGTTTATGATTTAGGGCTTAAGGTTTAGAGTTTGTGATTCAAGGTTCAGGGTTCAAGATTTAGTGTTccgggtttagggtttagagttTATGATTTAGGGCTTAGGATTTAGGGTTCATAATTCAAGGTTCATGGTTCAGAGTTTAGTGTTAAGGATTTAGGGTTTAGGATTTTGAGTTTAGGGTTTGaggattaaatattttagattattattaatttttcacataaaaaaattataaaaaaataaaattaatttataaaaaataatagatatatattaatattaatttagatttaaataattcaGTTTAGTAGTGATAAAGGTATGATGATATGATCAACATTCTAGATCAACACCTCAACAGTGATCGACTTTCCAGCATTATGGTTAGTATCGTGTGGTAGAATAAATTGAACGTTATATACCTAGGATTCCACACCCCCATAGCTGAAGTTAAGTTCGAAGAACGTGCACCTCAATTTTGATAGTCAATACATACTACTAAGGTAACAACATCCGGATCTCACTACAAAAAGAACCTTCTAAATATGTTCACAAAACATAATCCTCCATTCAAAAAATGCTAGTTGAATCATTCAAACAATCTCGTTGGCTCCAAATCAATTCCTCGGACAATTAGTATATGAGTTAATTCAATTTAGTTGTATAAAAGATGTgaaaatactttagtatcataAACACTAATACatcgttctttttttttttttcccttcacatGAACCTTAAGGCATTAGCCCTCGGTCACCTACTAATCTTGGATAATGTTGTTATTTTTTTGTAGTTCATTCGAGAGAAATTGCAAGCACTCGTCccttttactatatatatatatataacgtgcATTTATTATGAAGAGAAGCATcaccaaaaaaatatttaagggaTTTAGATAATGATTTCGGTCTGCTGTGgaaccaatttttttttttttttttaacgatgGAATTACAGTAATTCTCGACCAATTTACAATTTAGCTTTTCTGCTAAATTTTCCGTGGATATATTTCCGGAAGAAAGTGTTTTTATTTTATCGATTAAATATAGACATCGATCAATTGACTACATGTTTTCAAAGTCAATGTTGTCATTAGTCCATGAATACTTCCATCCATGAATTGATGTGCAATGGTCTTCCACGGAGTCCACCATCGACACTTGCATCCATAAATTCCTGTGCCGAAGTCTAGATTGACAAGGATTCGAAAAGAAACCTGGCCAGTCTTCCACGAAGACCATCTCCATAAATTGATGTGCCTTAATCTTGACTGAGACGGAATTGATGTGCCTTAATCGTGAATACTTCCATCCACAAGTCAATCCGTTCAAACCACGACATTAACCTTTCCACAACACCTAAATGCGTGATAGGAGCCGCCACCTCACCCTGCGCCCCCACATCTTAGAGTCGGTTGACGTGGACGACCAGTCCCAAGTCGCCTCGCTGCCGTCGTCTCTATCGCGCGCAGCGACCCATGCCACCGGCAACTGCCTCTATATTTTGCTGGTACTCGACCTCGTACCTCATCACTTCGAGGGTGGCGCAATGGAGCTCCCACGAGTACTGCTCACTTCCCAGTACGCCCGCATCCTTCTCCTCCTTTTGCTACACTCCCTTCTTTTCCTGTGTCACTCTGCTACCGTGGACCAACCTTCGGGAAGCGAAACCGATCGGGCCGCCCTGCTCGCCGTCAGGGCAGCCATCACCGAAGACCCTCGCGGCATCATGAACTCGTGGAACGATACCGTCCACTTCTGCCATTGGCCGGGCGTCGCATGCGACGATCGCGACCACCGTGAGAGGGTCACCACCTTGGCCTTGGAATCCAAGAGCCTCCGGGGGGTCATCTCCCCTTCCATCGGCAACCTTACCTACCTTGGCTACCTGCTACTCTCAAACAATAGCTTTTATGGTGAGATACCCCCGGAGATCAGTCGTTTGGCCCAGCTCAAGGACCTCAATCTGAGCTACAACGCCTTGAACGGCACCGTTCCTGTTAGTCTTGGCCTCTGCACCAACCTCCTAGGCATCGACTTCACTGGTAATCTCATCTCTGGCAACATTCCCGCACAACTCGGTTCTCTTCTTAAGCTTCTTGTGTTGAACCTCGGGGTTAACAAGCTCGTCGGCGACATCACGCCTTTCCTGGGAAATCTTTCGTCCCTCCAACAACTTGATCTGTCGAGCAACGAGCTCACTGGAGAGATACCATCTTCCCTGGGGAATCTTTTCAATCTCTCCCATCTTGATCTCTCAGTCAACCGGCTCGTTGGTGCCATTCCTTCTTCACTTGGGAGCCTCTCTTCCATCCGCTTGCTCAATCTCACAGGCAATGTCCTCACCGGAGCCATTCCACCGAAGATGGCAAGCCTCTTGACCCTTCGGTATCTGGATCTATCATACAACAGAATTTCTGGAGAAATTCCTCCATTGTTGGGTAGAATCGTTCGTCTCCAGTACCTTGTTCTCAACAACAACAATCTCACAGGAAGCTTGCCGAATTCCTTGGGGAACCTAGCATCTCTAATTTACCTCGATCTCTCGTCAAATAGTCTCAGTGGGACGATCCCTCCCTCCATCACAAACCTGTCATCTCTTCAAGTTCTGGCTTTGTCATCCAACAAACTCGGAGGGAGACTGCCGGAGGAAATAGGCCGTCTCACGCGCCTTGTGTTCTTCCAGGTGTCTGAGAATGGATTCTCTGGGCCTGTTCCTTTATCACTCTACAGCATATCTTCTCTGCAAACGCTGAGCATGGCGTATAACCAGCTGTCAGGGACACTCCCACTAGATATCGGCGACACTCTACCCAATCTTAGCTTTCTCGGCATGGCCAGCAATCGGCTCGAGGGACAAATTCCATGGTCATTGGCTAATGCTACGTTGCTTCAACAAATTGAACTCAGCGGCAACAACTTGAGCGGTGTAATACCAGCCAACCTCGGCAACCTTCCATATCTCACGGAGTTTTCTGTAGAGCGCAACAGCCTCGAAGCCTTAGACGCCGAGGACTGGGAATTCATCTCTTCCTTGACAAACTGCAGTTTACTGGAGGATCTAATGCTGACTGAGAATGATCTTAGAGGTGCCCTTCCTGCCTCCATAAATAATCTTTCGACCCAGCTCAAGAGTCTGTCGCTCAGTGGAAACCAAATCTCTGGATCATTTCCTCCCGGAATCAAGAACTTCGTTAGCTTGATTACTCTGATGTTGGATGATAATCTATTCACCGGCAATATTCCTGACTTTCTGGGAGAACTTGCCGACCTGGAATCTTTGGGCTTGAATGGCAACAAGTTTTCAGGCAACATCCCATCCTCACTCGGCAACTTGACTCGACTGAACGAGCTTATATTGTTCGACAACTACTTGGAAGGCAGCATCCCGGTGAGTCTTGGGAAATGCCAGAATCTGAATGCTTTAGATCTCGCTGGCAATCACTTGAGTGGATCCATCCCAATGGAAGTTTTTAGCATCGAATCCTTGTCGAATTATCTTGACTTGTCCAGCAATTACTTGAATGGAACACTACCGATGGAGGTCGGCAGGTTGCGCAACACTCCCTTTTTATCTGTTTCCAACAACAGGCTTTCAGGAGAAATTCCAACAAGCTTAGGTGATTGTCAAGTGCTGCGGTACCTCTATTTGAGTAACAATTTCTTTCAAGGAAGCGTTCCTAAATCTCTGAGCAACCTGAAGGGACTCGAGAAGTTGGACCTTTCATCCAATGACTTGTCTGGTTCCTTCCCAGATTTTCTAGCAGGCTTGCCTTTCCTGAAACTTCTGAATCTATCTTTCAATGATCTGGATGGTGAAGTGCCAGTAGATAAAATTTTCAGCAATTCTAGCGAGTTTTCCGTCGTCGGAAACCACAAACTCTGTGGGGGTATCTCAAGTTTGCATTTGCCTTCCTGCTCAACTCAGACATCCAAGAAGAACAGGTCGCTTATTCTTAAAGTAACGTTGCCGATTGTAGTTCTAATCTTACTGTTTGCTCTGTTTATGACCTGCCGTTACGCGAGAAAGCACAAGAAACTTGGTTTACCTGCAAAAGTTTTAGAAAATGTTCCAACAAGATTGTCTTATCTCGAGTTGATGAAGGCAACCGATGACTTCTCCTCCGAGAATTTGATTGGCGTTGGAAGCTTCGGTTCGGTGTACAGAGGGGTTTTGGGTGATGGCAAAACTCTCGTTGCGATCAAGGTACTCAACCTGGTTCAGCGAGGCGCTTTCAAGGCTTTCGTCGCAGAGTGTGAAGCTTTAAGAAGCATTCGACACCGAAACCTGGTCAAGATCTTGACAACCTGCTCGAGTGTTGATCTTAGAGGTAATGAATTCAGAGCTATCGTGTTTGATTTCATGCCTAACGGGAGTTTGGAGAGTTGGTTGCATCCAGACACAGACCGGAATCTGTACTCGAAGCGATTAGGTCTGCTTCGGAGACTTGACATAGCAATCGATGTTGCTGCTGCGGTGAGCTATCTTCATGATCACTGCGAGACGCCAATCATCCACTGTGATCTGAAGCCAAGCAATGTTCTTCTTGATGGCAACATGACTGCTCGTGTGGGAGATTTTGGCCTAGCAAGATTCCTCTCCAATGGCACCGATCGATATCTATCTTCTTCTGTAGCTATGAAAGGTTCCATTGGCTATATGGCTCCTGGTAAACCTTTGAATTAGAAGCTTatctatcttcttctccaaagtgGTACATATAAGAGGAAATGGTTTTAACGTGTGAATTAAATGCAGAATACGGGATGGGCGGGCAGGTTTCGACTCATGCTGATGTCTACAGCTACGGAGTGCTGCTGCTGGAGCTGTTCACCGGGAGGAGGCCTACAGACGACATGTTTAAGGACGATCTCACCCTCCAAAAGCACGTCGAGGGAGCCTTTACGAAGGGAGCTCAAGTCACCGGCATTGCCGATCCATCGCTATTCTCAAACGAAGAAGAAGGTAAAGACATTTCAGTTCTCAGGACCGGAAGTCAAGCGAGTGAAAGGATAACAAGATGCTTAGAATCGGTGCTCATGGTTGGTCTGTGCTGTGCCAAGGAGTCGCCGAGAGAGCGCGTCACAATCAAGGATGCTGTTACCAGAATAGAAACGATCAAGAGTCTGCTGCTCACCGCTAAAATGTAGTCTTGGATTGGTATTTACTGTCGTAGTTGTTAAGTTCAGATCACACGACACTCCCATGTTTAATTCGCTTAGTGTGTTTCTTCTGCTTCCTCTGTTCTCCAAGTTTAAGTTGTTATTTCTGTCctccaaaaaataaaagaatgttAGTACGAATCATTcgtaattttgcttccgttgaagGTCGAGACAAAAATGGTGTAGAATAAAACAATATTACCAATTCACAGTTCACCGATTAAGATTTGATATACCgctaaaaaaatctttttttacgTACTATTTCTtaggataataaaaaaaaactctcaagttttcaatttttcccatgaatattatttttttattttcataaaacatctattaaaaaaataatattatatttagtcTCGTTGTAGCCCCATCATTTCGTTGCTCTTTGCTTCCACCCTGAAGTGGTCGAATCT is from Musa acuminata AAA Group cultivar baxijiao chromosome BXJ1-6, Cavendish_Baxijiao_AAA, whole genome shotgun sequence and encodes:
- the LOC135677253 gene encoding probable LRR receptor-like serine/threonine-protein kinase At3g47570; translated protein: MELPRVLLTSQYARILLLLLLHSLLFLCHSATVDQPSGSETDRAALLAVRAAITEDPRGIMNSWNDTVHFCHWPGVACDDRDHRERVTTLALESKSLRGVISPSIGNLTYLGYLLLSNNSFYGEIPPEISRLAQLKDLNLSYNALNGTVPVSLGLCTNLLGIDFTGNLISGNIPAQLGSLLKLLVLNLGVNKLVGDITPFLGNLSSLQQLDLSSNELTGEIPSSLGNLFNLSHLDLSVNRLVGAIPSSLGSLSSIRLLNLTGNVLTGAIPPKMASLLTLRYLDLSYNRISGEIPPLLGRIVRLQYLVLNNNNLTGSLPNSLGNLASLIYLDLSSNSLSGTIPPSITNLSSLQVLALSSNKLGGRLPEEIGRLTRLVFFQVSENGFSGPVPLSLYSISSLQTLSMAYNQLSGTLPLDIGDTLPNLSFLGMASNRLEGQIPWSLANATLLQQIELSGNNLSGVIPANLGNLPYLTEFSVERNSLEALDAEDWEFISSLTNCSLLEDLMLTENDLRGALPASINNLSTQLKSLSLSGNQISGSFPPGIKNFVSLITLMLDDNLFTGNIPDFLGELADLESLGLNGNKFSGNIPSSLGNLTRLNELILFDNYLEGSIPVSLGKCQNLNALDLAGNHLSGSIPMEVFSIESLSNYLDLSSNYLNGTLPMEVGRLRNTPFLSVSNNRLSGEIPTSLGDCQVLRYLYLSNNFFQGSVPKSLSNLKGLEKLDLSSNDLSGSFPDFLAGLPFLKLLNLSFNDLDGEVPVDKIFSNSSEFSVVGNHKLCGGISSLHLPSCSTQTSKKNRSLILKVTLPIVVLILLFALFMTCRYARKHKKLGLPAKVLENVPTRLSYLELMKATDDFSSENLIGVGSFGSVYRGVLGDGKTLVAIKVLNLVQRGAFKAFVAECEALRSIRHRNLVKILTTCSSVDLRGNEFRAIVFDFMPNGSLESWLHPDTDRNLYSKRLGLLRRLDIAIDVAAAVSYLHDHCETPIIHCDLKPSNVLLDGNMTARVGDFGLARFLSNGTDRYLSSSVAMKGSIGYMAPEYGMGGQVSTHADVYSYGVLLLELFTGRRPTDDMFKDDLTLQKHVEGAFTKGAQVTGIADPSLFSNEEEGKDISVLRTGSQASERITRCLESVLMVGLCCAKESPRERVTIKDAVTRIETIKSLLLTAKM